In Oryza brachyantha chromosome 2, ObraRS2, whole genome shotgun sequence, a single window of DNA contains:
- the LOC102699753 gene encoding LOW QUALITY PROTEIN: trihelix transcription factor ASR3 (The sequence of the model RefSeq protein was modified relative to this genomic sequence to represent the inferred CDS: substituted 1 base at 1 genomic stop codon), producing XLSVTPPASRRHVNFRHRKHAPPALPRPPRMSNAGEPAGTAAAAAAAAAAAATPSGRAPRLPRWTRQEILVLIEGKRMVEGRGGGRGGRGRVAAAAAAAAAAAASAGGGGAGEAVALEPKWAAVAEYCRRHGVERGAVQCRKRWSNLAGDYKKIKEWERASAAAREPSFWAMRNDARRERRLPGFFDREVYDILDGRGRALVAPAAPSGGNAAEEEEEAAPAEEEEETEKEKKARAEETVFDSGRPAAEESLFSDDEEEEEEEAPVVTAASAVAAPAQAPSRAVIALPISEKHEASRQHRTEQGGTSKDKQPEQQAAPRDTPPTQQGGQKRRRADDDEGDDGGGDVGGGSRELQRKLVEILDRNSRMVAAQLEAQNANSRLDREQRRDQAASLAVVLGRLADALGRIADKL from the exons TAGCTCTCCGTTACACCACCCGCCTCACGCCGTCACGTCAACTTCCGCCACAGAAAGCACGCGCCGCCCGCCCTGCCCCGCCCCCCGCGCATGTCCAACGCCGGCGAACCCGCcggcacggccgccgccgccgccgctgctgctgcggcggcggcgacgccgtccGGGCGCGCGCCGAGGCTGCCGAGGTGGACGCGGCAGGAGATACTGGTGCTGATCGAGGGGAAGCGCATGGTGGaggggcgcggaggcgggcgcggcgggaggggccgcgtcgccgccgcggcggctgctgcggctgcggcggctgcgtcggcgggcggcggtggcgcgggggaggcggtggcgctggAGCCCAAGTGGGCCGCGGTGGCGGAGTACTGCCGGCGGCACGGCGTGGAGAGGGGCGCCGTGCAGTGCCGGAAGCGGTGGAGCAACCTGGCGGGGGACTACAAGAAGATCAAGGAGTGGGAgcgcgcgtcggcggcggcgcgggagccgTCGTTCTGGGCCATGCGCAACGAcgcgcggcgggagcggcggctccCGGGGTTCTTCGACCGGGAGGTGTACGACATACTCGACGGCAGGGGACGCGCCCtcgtcgcccccgccgcgccctccgGCGGTAAtgccgcggaggaggaggaggaggccgcgcccgcggaggaagaggaagagacggagaaggagaagaaggcgCGGGCCGAGGAGACGGTGTTCGACAGtggccgccccgccgccgaggagTCGCTGTTCTCGGACgacgaagaggaggaagaggaggaagcgCCGGTGGtgaccgccgcctccgccgtagCTGCGCCGGCACAGGCGCCGTCTCGAGCGGTGATCGCCTTGCCGATATCCG AGAAGCACGAGGCATCAAGGCAGCACAGAACAGAGCAAGGAG GCACGTCGAAGGACAAGCAGCCGGAGCAGCAAGCCGCACCGAGAGACACGCCGCCGACGCAGCAGGGCGGGCagaagcggcggcgagccgacgacgacgagggagacgacggcggcggtgatgtcGGCGGAGGCTCCAGAGAGCTGCAGCGCAAGCTGGTGGAGATCCTGGACCGGAACAGCCGgatggtggcggcgcagcTGGAGGCGCAGAACGCCAACAGCCGCCTCGACCGGGAGCAGCGGCGGGACCAGGCGGCCagcctcgccgtcgtgctcggccgcctcgccgacgcgctcgGCCGGATCGCCGACAAGCTATAG